A portion of the Pleuronectes platessa chromosome 15, fPlePla1.1, whole genome shotgun sequence genome contains these proteins:
- the zgc:165604 gene encoding immunoglobulin superfamily member 11: protein MGSCGGWMLWTLCASFTALETAALRVTMREESVEVVRGDFVVLPCSFFTSSPLSRLNIIWTLAPVSSPETPIQVIVYDHGQVIEDPALTGRVGFTGIPWSADIVLNDTRVSDAGVYRCMVNNPPEAAAAGIGELVLSVLEPPSLPMCQWDGDIDLGGSVTLTCSVTEGVPTPEIHWDKLNPEEISLPINMEGDLSGSVQIINVSSQTSGLYRCSATNVLGTENCYVNLSIYSPPERPSGILQSVLLTLSMSLVLLALLLLVMWLHRTGQDGRWREGKEEEDEEYNEIRYTPSLMKRSFV from the exons ATGGGTTCTTGTGGAGGATGGATGCTGTGGACCCTGTGTGCGAGCTTCACTGCTCTGGAGACCG CTGCACTCAGGGTGACCATGAGGGAGGAGAGTGTGGAGGTGGTTCGGGGAGATTTTGTCGTCCTGCCCtgctccttcttcacctccaGCCCCCTCTCCAGACTCAACATCATCTGGACCCTGGCCCCCGTCTCCAGCCCAGAAACACCAATACAG GTGATTGTGTATGACCATGGTCAGGTGATTGAAGACCCCGCCCTCACTGGCAGGGTGGGTTTTACAG GAATCCCCTGGAGTGCAGATATTGTCCTGAATGACACACGAGTATCAGATGCTGGTGTTTACCGCTGCATGGTCAATAACCCCCCCGAGGCAGCAGCTGCTGGCATAGGAGAGCTGGTGCTCAGTGTTCTGG AGCCTCCGTCTCTGCCCATGTGCCAGTGGGACGGAGACATCGACCTGGGAGGAAGCGTCACGCTGACCTGCTCCGTGACAGAGGGCGTCCCCACTCCTGAGATCCACTGGGATAAACTGAACCCGGAGGAAATCTCGCTGCCCATCAACATGGAGG gggaTCTGTCAGGCTCCGTCCAGATCATCAACGTGTCCTCTCAGACGTCCGGCCTGTACCGCTGCTCTGCCACCAACGTCCTGGGCACAGAGAACTGCTACGTCAACCTGTCCATCTACAGCC CCCCGGAGAGGCCGTCTGGCATCCTGCAGAGCGTGCTGCTGACCTTGTCCATGAGCCTGGTGCTGctggcgctgctgctgctcgtgaTGTGGCTCCACCGCACGGGGCAGGatgggaggtggagggagggcaaagaagaggaggacgaggagtaCAACGAGATACGCTACACGCCGTCCCTGATGAAGCGCTCGTTTGTTTGA